A section of the Blastocatellia bacterium genome encodes:
- a CDS encoding NAD(P)H-dependent oxidoreductase, with protein MELIKALNWRYATKRMTGEKIPQEKLDRILEAIRLSASSTGLQPYTVLVLENQELRKKLQPFAYNQPQIVEASHLLIFAAWSNITIEQVREFISNIAETRGVTVDSLKAYQSMIENLISNKTAEENYAWAAKQTYIALGTALVAAAVEGIDATPMEGFDPQAFDDLLQLQEKGLRSVSLLTLGYRDDKNDYLANAKKVRRQKEKLFISL; from the coding sequence ATGGAATTAATTAAAGCGTTAAATTGGCGTTATGCAACAAAAAGAATGACAGGGGAAAAAATCCCACAAGAAAAATTAGATAGAATATTAGAGGCTATAAGGCTATCTGCTTCTTCTACAGGACTACAACCTTACACAGTACTAGTTTTAGAAAATCAAGAGCTACGCAAAAAACTTCAACCTTTTGCTTATAATCAACCACAAATTGTAGAAGCCTCACATTTACTTATATTTGCAGCATGGTCAAATATTACTATAGAGCAAGTAAGAGAATTTATTAGTAATATTGCTGAAACTAGAGGAGTGACTGTAGATAGCCTAAAAGCTTATCAATCTATGATAGAAAATTTGATTTCTAATAAAACAGCAGAAGAAAATTATGCTTGGGCAGCAAAACAAACTTACATTGCTTTAGGGACAGCGTTGGTAGCTGCTGCGGTTGAAGGCATAGATGCTACACCTATGGAAGGTTTTGATCCTCAAGCTTTTGATGATCTATTACAGCTTCAAGAAAAAGGTTTACGAAGTGTTTCTTTATTAACTTTAGGTTATCGTGATGATAAAAATGACTATTTGGCTAATGCAAAAAAAGTTAGAAGACAAAAAGAAAAACTTTTTATTAGCTTATGA
- the holB gene encoding DNA polymerase III subunit delta', with translation MSLNSLVGNTSIKEWLQKAMRLQRIPGALIFAGQSGVGKQQFAVEFAKSLNCNYLDKDFNSCDSCSFCQRITANQFPDTKIITPDGQFIKVDQIRNIIGEVYYRPFEGKYRVYIIEMAERLREQAANALLKTLEEPPSTSIIILLTSSLDSLLPTIRSRTIKLQFAPLSEEALSNYLNVNYPRPELEQKLLIKLAQGSIGRALSIDISEYLTRRQECLELLITLAIKDKTVTLLKLAENFGRKERTEFDLYLVVLLALLQDLLHLQISNNSSIINFDILSVLSDLAIKTPKKMFISLSSSLMALERDLIRNVNRQLALENIFLSLSNK, from the coding sequence ATGTCATTAAATAGCTTAGTTGGTAATACATCAATTAAAGAATGGTTACAAAAAGCAATGCGGTTACAACGTATACCTGGAGCATTAATTTTTGCTGGTCAATCAGGTGTAGGAAAACAGCAGTTTGCAGTAGAGTTTGCTAAATCATTAAATTGTAATTATTTAGATAAAGATTTTAATAGTTGTGATAGTTGTAGTTTTTGTCAGCGTATAACTGCAAATCAATTCCCCGATACTAAAATAATTACTCCTGATGGACAATTTATTAAAGTTGATCAAATTAGAAATATTATTGGTGAAGTTTACTATCGCCCTTTTGAAGGAAAATATCGAGTTTATATAATTGAAATGGCTGAACGTTTAAGAGAACAAGCCGCCAACGCATTACTTAAAACTCTAGAAGAACCTCCTAGCACTTCTATTATTATTCTGCTTACTAGCAGTTTAGATTCACTACTTCCAACCATTCGTTCTAGAACAATTAAACTACAATTTGCTCCTTTATCAGAAGAAGCTTTAAGTAATTACTTAAATGTTAATTACCCTAGACCAGAACTAGAGCAAAAATTACTAATTAAACTAGCTCAAGGTAGTATTGGCCGGGCATTAAGTATAGATATTTCTGAATATTTAACACGTCGCCAAGAATGTTTAGAGCTACTTATAACTTTAGCTATCAAGGATAAAACAGTAACTTTACTAAAACTAGCAGAAAATTTTGGCCGTAAAGAGCGGACAGAATTTGATTTATATTTAGTTGTTTTACTAGCGTTATTACAGGATCTGCTTCACTTACAAATTTCTAATAATTCATCAATAATTAATTTTGATATCCTAAGTGTTTTATCAGATTTAGCAATTAAAACACCTAAAAAAATGTTTATAAGTTTATCTAGTAGTTTAATGGCATTAGAACGCGATTTAATACGTAATGTTAATCGACAGTTAGCATTAGAAAACATTTTTCTTTCCTTAAGTAACAAATAA
- the aroE gene encoding shikimate dehydrogenase produces MEKRQITVSITAEYLKDLLGDILRVSRQADLIEVRLDYLKDRNVEVNGEEILRTTFAVTDKPLIYTFRSGKKEITPNQSIQEINSLINSRSAELAKDYFDFELLSDNTVVMQLYNIYQRVFNSSPKIILSYHNFESCQLENLLNIYTCMTKQQADVIKIAAQASQVTDQLAIFSLLKKAKEDNQPLIALAMCEAGRISRVLAPSKGSFTTFTALKKGSESAPGQFTLSEMSSLYRPKSINEETKIYALLGCPVSHSVSPHIHNMALNTLGQMAVYLPINVPTNELDLFMEKFICLNSKEMNWQFMGASVTVPHKINIQKFLDEIDPIAKEIGAVNTIVVKEGRLIGYNTDVIGAIAPLLKIMNLNKAKVAVLGTGGAARAVVAGLKHQGAEIIVYGRNQEVLKHFASVFDIEIKPFSESDKVSCDLLINTTPIGMFDWPSDINMPIMEEALKNCARVYDLVYNPIATPLLDTAHKLGIPIISGLEMLIAQAAEQLKLWTQLEPPVDLMRSAAYKALSQKQNN; encoded by the coding sequence ATGGAAAAGAGACAAATTACTGTATCAATAACTGCTGAATACTTAAAAGATCTTCTAGGGGATATCTTACGTGTTTCTAGGCAAGCTGATCTAATAGAAGTAAGGCTTGATTACTTAAAAGATCGGAATGTAGAAGTAAATGGGGAAGAAATCTTAAGAACTACTTTTGCTGTTACTGATAAACCTTTAATTTATACTTTTCGCAGTGGTAAAAAAGAAATTACTCCAAACCAATCTATACAAGAAATTAACAGTTTAATTAATAGTAGAAGTGCAGAATTAGCCAAGGATTATTTTGACTTTGAATTATTAAGTGATAATACTGTAGTTATGCAGTTATATAATATCTATCAACGTGTTTTTAATAGCTCTCCGAAAATAATACTTTCTTATCATAATTTTGAAAGCTGCCAATTAGAAAATTTGCTAAATATTTATACTTGTATGACAAAACAGCAAGCAGATGTTATAAAAATTGCTGCTCAAGCTAGTCAAGTAACAGACCAATTAGCTATTTTTTCTTTGCTTAAAAAAGCAAAAGAAGATAACCAACCTTTGATTGCCTTAGCAATGTGTGAAGCAGGTAGAATTAGCCGGGTTTTAGCTCCTAGTAAAGGTAGTTTTACTACATTTACTGCTCTAAAAAAAGGCTCAGAATCCGCACCAGGACAATTTACACTTTCAGAAATGAGTTCACTTTATAGGCCTAAATCTATAAATGAGGAAACAAAAATTTATGCTTTGTTGGGGTGTCCTGTATCGCATTCTGTTTCTCCCCATATTCATAATATGGCATTAAACACACTTGGACAAATGGCTGTCTATCTGCCGATAAATGTTCCTACTAATGAGCTAGATTTATTTATGGAAAAATTTATTTGTCTAAATAGTAAGGAAATGAATTGGCAATTTATGGGTGCTAGTGTAACTGTGCCTCATAAAATAAATATACAGAAATTTTTAGATGAAATTGACCCAATAGCAAAAGAAATTGGGGCTGTTAACACCATTGTAGTTAAAGAAGGTCGGCTTATTGGCTATAACACTGATGTAATAGGGGCTATAGCTCCACTCTTAAAAATTATGAACTTAAATAAAGCTAAAGTAGCTGTTTTAGGTACAGGTGGGGCTGCTCGTGCTGTTGTTGCAGGACTTAAACACCAAGGCGCAGAAATTATAGTTTATGGTCGTAACCAAGAAGTGCTTAAGCATTTTGCTAGTGTTTTTGACATAGAAATAAAACCTTTTTCAGAGTCAGATAAAGTATCTTGTGACTTATTAATTAACACTACACCAATAGGGATGTTTGATTGGCCTTCAGATATAAATATGCCAATAATGGAAGAAGCCTTAAAAAACTGTGCTAGGGTTTATGATTTAGTCTATAATCCAATTGCTACCCCACTTTTGGATACAGCACATAAATTAGGTATACCAATAATAAGCGGTTTAGAAATGTTGATTGCTCAAGCCGCAGAACAATTAAAACTTTGGACACAATTAGAACCACCTGTTGACTTAATGCGAAGTGCTGCTTATAAAGCCTTATCTCAAAAGCAAAATAACTAA
- a CDS encoding 3-oxoacyl-ACP reductase FabG, whose product MSKKLEGKVALVTGGSRGIGAAIVRSLADEGANVAISYTSSASKAQDLVNEIESKGVRAVAFQADQADSKQVEDLVNKVAEHFGGLDILVNNAGVAVTALVGDSSNNLVELERQFAINVGGVVTAVRTAVKYLKEGGRIISIGSALANHSPFPGMSDYSATKAAIAGYTRGWARDLGPKAITVNIVQPGPIDTDMNPANSEHSAGQKALIALGRYGKAEEIAATVAFLASPGAAFITGTTINVDGGFSG is encoded by the coding sequence ATGTCAAAGAAATTAGAAGGAAAAGTAGCGTTAGTAACAGGTGGATCTCGTGGAATAGGAGCAGCAATAGTGCGCTCACTTGCTGATGAGGGCGCAAATGTAGCAATTAGTTACACTTCTTCTGCTAGTAAAGCTCAAGATTTAGTTAATGAGATTGAATCTAAAGGAGTTCGTGCAGTTGCTTTTCAAGCTGACCAAGCGGATTCTAAACAAGTAGAGGATTTAGTTAATAAAGTAGCAGAACATTTTGGAGGTCTTGATATTCTTGTAAACAATGCTGGTGTTGCGGTTACAGCTTTAGTTGGCGATTCTTCAAACAATCTAGTAGAACTTGAACGTCAATTTGCAATAAATGTAGGTGGTGTGGTAACGGCTGTTCGTACAGCGGTTAAATACTTAAAAGAAGGTGGACGAATTATTTCTATTGGTTCTGCACTTGCAAATCATTCACCATTTCCAGGAATGTCAGATTATTCAGCCACAAAAGCTGCAATAGCTGGTTATACTCGTGGTTGGGCGCGTGACCTTGGGCCAAAAGCTATTACTGTAAATATTGTCCAGCCTGGCCCAATTGATACAGATATGAACCCAGCAAATTCAGAACATTCAGCAGGACAAAAAGCCTTAATCGCTCTTGGCCGTTATGGTAAAGCTGAAGAAATTGCTGCTACAGTTGCTTTTTTAGCAAGCCCTGGGGCTGCTTTTATTACAGGTACAACTATTAATGTTGATGGTGGTTTTAGTGGTTGA
- a CDS encoding protein kinase: protein MKICPRCHLRYENQDNICPQDGVKLEALPEEKTQLFDSLIGTVLEGRYKIISKLGQGGMGAVYKAEQIKMNRICAIKVIPEDMAQNGDAIERFNREAQMSALLNDPHAVMVYDFGETASGMYFLAMEYVEGETLSNLLKRERILPVERVCELVKQAGQALAAAHSKNMVHRDLKPDNIMIAKKDDKDWVKVLDFGIAKLAIDDKHNDLTQTGMVIGTPLYMSPEQLAGEKLDPRSDIYSFAIITYQLLTGKLPFSGDNAQSIMVKRLTENPLPPSVANPQIFIPPNVEGAIMNALARNRNNRTPTIQKFVEQFEQTLRDLTNFKGKTSPNIAMPTSPQSSYPMPQQGQYPSGPQGTFINPPPSTPNPSNLPPAGTNPYQPIQNTPPNTFPSQNPAMGNTPRPFSTPNTPNPFPNPNIPTGPTNPTPFPNPNLQGGMPGQQPTAFPPQMTPNQPIRPPMGFNQPTQMGQQMGMANNPYAPPMPMQPGQGPFVPGQPIPLPQKKPYKNVWIFVAIFVFLLISGSCGMCLAILR, encoded by the coding sequence ATGAAAATTTGTCCCCGTTGCCATTTAAGGTATGAAAATCAAGATAATATCTGTCCACAAGATGGAGTCAAGCTAGAAGCATTACCTGAGGAAAAAACCCAACTATTTGATTCATTAATTGGAACTGTTTTAGAAGGTCGCTATAAGATTATTTCCAAGCTTGGACAAGGTGGAATGGGTGCAGTTTATAAAGCTGAACAAATAAAGATGAATCGCATTTGTGCTATTAAAGTTATACCTGAAGATATGGCACAAAATGGAGATGCTATTGAGCGTTTTAACCGTGAAGCTCAAATGTCTGCTTTACTTAATGATCCTCATGCAGTAATGGTCTATGATTTTGGTGAAACTGCTAGCGGAATGTATTTCCTAGCAATGGAATATGTAGAGGGAGAAACTTTATCTAATTTACTAAAGCGAGAAAGAATTTTACCTGTAGAACGAGTTTGTGAACTTGTTAAACAAGCTGGTCAAGCTTTAGCAGCAGCACATAGCAAAAATATGGTTCATCGAGACTTAAAACCCGACAACATTATGATAGCTAAAAAAGATGATAAAGATTGGGTAAAAGTCCTAGATTTTGGTATTGCTAAATTAGCTATAGATGATAAACACAATGATTTAACTCAAACAGGTATGGTTATAGGCACTCCGCTTTATATGTCGCCTGAACAATTAGCAGGAGAAAAATTAGACCCACGTTCAGATATCTATAGTTTTGCTATTATTACCTATCAATTATTAACTGGAAAATTACCTTTTTCTGGAGATAATGCACAATCAATAATGGTAAAACGACTTACAGAAAATCCCTTACCTCCTAGTGTAGCTAACCCTCAAATATTTATTCCACCTAATGTTGAGGGGGCTATTATGAATGCTTTAGCTCGAAACCGTAATAATAGAACCCCAACCATACAAAAGTTTGTTGAACAATTTGAGCAAACCTTAAGAGATCTTACTAATTTTAAGGGTAAAACATCGCCTAATATAGCAATGCCTACAAGCCCACAAAGTTCTTATCCTATGCCACAACAAGGTCAATATCCTAGTGGGCCACAAGGCACATTTATTAACCCTCCACCTTCAACACCCAACCCATCAAATCTTCCACCTGCTGGAACAAATCCTTATCAACCAATACAAAACACTCCTCCAAATACTTTTCCAAGCCAAAATCCAGCAATGGGTAATACGCCTAGGCCATTTTCTACACCTAATACACCTAATCCTTTTCCAAATCCTAATATACCTACAGGCCCAACTAATCCTACACCTTTCCCAAATCCTAATCTTCAAGGTGGGATGCCAGGACAACAACCTACAGCTTTTCCTCCTCAAATGACACCTAATCAACCAATAAGACCGCCAATGGGTTTTAATCAACCAACGCAAATGGGTCAACAAATGGGAATGGCAAATAACCCTTACGCGCCTCCTATGCCTATGCAACCAGGACAAGGGCCTTTTGTACCAGGCCAACCAATACCTTTACCACAAAAAAAACCTTACAAAAATGTGTGGATTTTTGTAGCTATTTTTGTATTTTTACTTATATCTGGTAGTTGCGGTATGTGTTTAGCTATTCTTAGGTAA
- a CDS encoding TetR/AcrR family transcriptional regulator, whose amino-acid sequence MKAGRPKEFDIEKALDSALAVFWRKGYEAASLQDLTMAMGINRPSLYATYGNKEELFRKALDRYFDTRKSVIDNALNQPTTYKVIEELLYEFADSHTNPDNPPGCLVVQSALVCGEESDCIKKELISRRLSMEKALCNRFERAKKEGDFPENIEPTDFARYIATISQGMSIQAANGANSEQLRKVVEIVLKQFSSFLLTKSNE is encoded by the coding sequence ATGAAAGCAGGAAGGCCAAAAGAGTTTGACATAGAAAAAGCCTTAGATAGCGCATTAGCAGTATTTTGGCGTAAGGGTTATGAAGCAGCATCTTTACAAGATTTAACTATGGCAATGGGAATTAATCGCCCCAGTTTATATGCAACATATGGAAATAAAGAAGAACTGTTTCGTAAAGCACTAGATAGGTATTTTGACACTAGAAAATCTGTGATAGACAATGCACTTAATCAACCTACAACATATAAAGTTATAGAAGAGCTACTTTATGAGTTTGCTGATTCGCATACGAATCCAGATAATCCTCCAGGATGTCTTGTTGTACAAAGCGCGCTTGTATGTGGAGAAGAATCTGATTGTATAAAAAAAGAGCTAATTTCCCGTCGTCTTTCTATGGAAAAGGCTCTTTGCAATCGTTTTGAGCGTGCAAAAAAAGAGGGTGATTTTCCTGAAAACATAGAGCCTACGGACTTTGCCCGTTATATAGCCACTATTTCACAAGGAATGTCTATTCAAGCTGCAAATGGTGCAAATTCTGAGCAGTTACGAAAAGTTGTAGAAATAGTGCTAAAACAATTTTCTAGCTTTCTTCTAACAAAATCTAATGAATAG
- a CDS encoding Uma2 family endonuclease produces the protein MSTNLIKDKTIYPESDGKPMAENTLQYEYIVIIKEGLDCFLTNSFVAADLFWYPVKGKPKINQSPDVMVALGRPKGHRGSYKEWEEDNIAPQVVFEILSPGNTVAEMTRKFNFYNTYGVEEYYIYDPQKNELTISQRIDGQLVEIDFVGGWVSPLLEIRFQLSSDRLQLFYPNGDAFLSYQQLKMIADRERLEKEEALAEKEAALAEKEMALAEKETALAKIAQEKSEKEIILAERERLKEKLRKLGIDPDND, from the coding sequence ATGTCAACAAATCTTATAAAAGATAAAACAATCTATCCTGAAAGTGATGGTAAGCCTATGGCAGAAAATACATTGCAGTATGAATATATTGTAATTATTAAAGAAGGTTTAGATTGTTTTTTAACTAATAGTTTTGTGGCTGCTGACCTTTTTTGGTATCCAGTAAAAGGTAAGCCAAAAATTAATCAATCTCCAGATGTTATGGTAGCTCTAGGTCGTCCAAAAGGTCATCGAGGCTCTTATAAAGAATGGGAAGAAGATAACATTGCTCCACAAGTTGTTTTTGAAATTCTTTCCCCAGGAAATACAGTTGCAGAAATGACTAGAAAATTTAATTTTTATAATACTTATGGGGTAGAAGAGTATTATATTTACGATCCACAGAAAAATGAATTAACAATTTCTCAACGAATTGATGGTCAATTAGTAGAAATAGATTTTGTTGGGGGATGGGTTAGTCCATTGTTAGAAATTCGTTTTCAACTTTCTTCTGATCGTCTACAACTTTTTTATCCAAATGGAGATGCTTTTCTTTCATATCAACAACTAAAAATGATAGCAGATAGGGAACGATTAGAAAAAGAAGAAGCATTGGCAGAAAAAGAAGCAGCATTAGCAGAAAAAGAGATGGCATTAGCAGAAAAAGAAACAGCATTAGCAAAAATAGCTCAAGAAAAATCAGAGAAAGAAATTATATTGGCAGAAAGAGAAAGATTAAAAGAAAAACTACGTAAGTTAGGAATAGATCCTGATAATGATTAA
- a CDS encoding dTMP kinase: MPGLFITFEGIDGCGKTTQIKMLAALLAANSIPHLVTCEPGGTKIGSQIRQILLDNKNHQLSATTELLLYAADRAQHVSETLKPALDKNQIVLSDRYTDATLAYQGFGRKLSQPLIKELNKIATNSLIPDITILFDLPVPLANERMLSPSSERSKDRLENEKKEFHQRVREGYLSLAKEFPERFFIINTIDKEKAVFREVCQVILPKINLLYPITNHVIK; this comes from the coding sequence ATGCCAGGATTATTTATTACTTTTGAAGGTATTGATGGTTGTGGCAAAACCACACAAATAAAAATGTTGGCTGCACTGCTAGCAGCCAACTCTATACCACACCTAGTAACTTGTGAACCTGGAGGAACAAAAATCGGTAGTCAAATTCGCCAAATTTTATTAGATAATAAAAATCATCAATTATCCGCCACAACAGAATTACTGCTTTACGCCGCCGACCGCGCTCAACATGTCAGTGAAACATTAAAACCAGCATTAGATAAAAACCAAATAGTTCTTTCTGATCGCTATACAGATGCAACCCTAGCCTATCAAGGTTTTGGGCGTAAGTTATCACAGCCATTAATAAAAGAATTAAATAAAATTGCCACAAATTCACTTATTCCAGATATCACTATACTTTTTGATTTACCTGTCCCTTTAGCAAATGAAAGAATGCTTTCTCCTAGCTCAGAACGTAGCAAAGACCGTTTAGAAAATGAAAAAAAAGAGTTTCATCAAAGGGTTAGAGAAGGCTATTTAAGTTTAGCAAAAGAATTTCCCGAACGTTTTTTTATAATCAATACAATTGATAAAGAAAAAGCTGTTTTCCGAGAAGTTTGTCAAGTAATATTACCTAAAATTAATCTACTCTACCCTATTACTAATCATGTCATTAAATAG
- a CDS encoding ABC transporter ATP-binding protein, which yields MIKLESVVKCYGDLKALNEVNLTIGKEIFALLGANGAGKSTMIKLILGMIEPDNGRVLVADKEVKYHLVETRQIIGYLPENLVLYERLTGQEFLRFVAGVKGLGRESNREIEQALIDFDLKTKKDLLIRQYSFGMKKRIGLIAAMLGNPQILMLDEPLNGLDVETITTLRKRLSEYYEEGKTIIFSSHIMDFVERIANRVVILSRGQIAVDGTVSELRQKANLLNSHFEEVFFHFAKANK from the coding sequence ATGATTAAGCTAGAATCAGTAGTAAAATGCTATGGTGACTTAAAAGCTCTAAATGAAGTAAATTTAACTATTGGAAAAGAAATTTTTGCTTTGCTTGGTGCAAATGGTGCTGGTAAATCTACTATGATTAAACTTATTCTAGGGATGATTGAACCTGATAATGGCCGTGTTTTAGTTGCAGATAAAGAAGTTAAGTATCATTTAGTAGAAACACGTCAAATAATAGGATATTTACCAGAAAATTTAGTTCTTTATGAGAGATTGACTGGACAAGAATTTCTTCGTTTTGTTGCAGGTGTAAAAGGTTTAGGTAGAGAATCAAATAGAGAAATTGAGCAGGCGTTAATTGATTTTGACTTAAAGACAAAAAAAGATTTATTAATTAGACAATATTCTTTTGGGATGAAAAAACGCATTGGTTTAATTGCAGCAATGCTTGGTAATCCACAAATCTTAATGCTAGATGAACCACTTAATGGTTTAGATGTAGAAACAATTACTACTTTACGTAAAAGATTATCAGAATATTATGAAGAAGGGAAAACAATAATTTTTTCCTCTCATATAATGGATTTTGTTGAGCGTATTGCTAATCGAGTAGTAATTTTGTCACGTGGGCAAATAGCTGTAGATGGAACAGTTAGTGAGCTACGCCAAAAAGCTAATCTACTAAATAGTCATTTTGAAGAAGTATTTTTTCATTTTGCAAAAGCTAATAAGTAA
- the hfq gene encoding RNA chaperone Hfq has translation MEKTNLQNLQDAFLNQARRDRLQVTIYLLSGIKLTGRIRGFDKYSVIMDGGSQEQLIFKHAISTVALPKGVISKLPIDEEGTKEEAQAATSNSATPSGAAK, from the coding sequence ATGGAAAAAACAAACTTACAAAATTTGCAAGATGCTTTTCTTAATCAAGCAAGGCGCGATCGCTTACAGGTAACTATTTACTTACTTAGTGGGATTAAACTAACTGGCAGAATCCGAGGTTTTGATAAATATTCTGTCATTATGGATGGGGGTAGTCAGGAACAACTAATTTTTAAGCATGCAATTTCAACAGTTGCACTTCCTAAAGGAGTTATTTCAAAGCTTCCTATTGATGAAGAAGGCACAAAGGAAGAAGCTCAAGCAGCTACTTCTAATAGTGCTACTCCTAGTGGAGCAGCTAAGTAA
- a CDS encoding UPF0175 family protein, translated as MSVVIDDEILQTTRMTKKELLQEIAIMLFEKEKLTLGQASKLAGINQFNFQHLLASRNISIHYGVEDFEQDLATLEGLRK; from the coding sequence ATGAGTGTAGTAATAGATGATGAAATATTACAAACAACTAGAATGACTAAAAAAGAGTTGTTGCAAGAAATAGCTATAATGTTGTTTGAGAAAGAGAAATTGACTTTGGGACAAGCTAGCAAATTGGCAGGAATTAACCAATTTAATTTTCAGCATTTGTTAGCTAGCCGTAACATCTCTATACATTATGGAGTAGAAGATTTTGAACAAGATTTAGCAACATTAGAAGGATTAAGAAAATAA
- a CDS encoding DUF3565 domain-containing protein — MTDPIRTKGVKHQRKIVGFHTDEENHWVAELDCGHNQHVRHNPPLSYRPWVLTELGRKEKLGEILNCLKCQDSSNDFSSQN; from the coding sequence ATGACAGATCCTATTAGGACAAAAGGTGTTAAACATCAAAGAAAAATAGTAGGTTTTCATACTGACGAAGAAAATCACTGGGTAGCTGAACTAGATTGTGGACATAACCAACATGTTAGGCATAATCCACCATTAAGTTATCGTCCTTGGGTATTAACAGAGCTAGGAAGAAAGGAGAAATTAGGAGAAATATTAAACTGCCTAAAATGCCAAGATTCTTCAAATGATTTTTCTAGTCAAAATTGA
- the rlmB gene encoding 23S rRNA (guanosine(2251)-2'-O)-methyltransferase RlmB encodes MAYIYGLIPVLEALKANRRPIEEIILAEGNRPARLTELLNFARQKKVLISHHKRSYLDNLVNGANHQGVIAIARSAASFTDLEDVLANAGKNPLFVLLDNVEDPHNLGAIIRTSECAGANAVIIPTHHSVGLTETVVKSSAGATEYLPVVQVTNLVHTIDELKSKNIWVVGLEANTSTNYTGWDFQTPTAIVLGSEGKGIRRLVKEHCDSLVSIPLLGKVTSLNVSVAAAVILYEAVRQRQSLRS; translated from the coding sequence ATGGCTTATATTTATGGATTAATTCCTGTTTTAGAAGCATTAAAAGCAAATCGTCGTCCAATAGAAGAAATAATCTTAGCTGAAGGTAATCGCCCAGCACGACTTACAGAATTACTTAATTTTGCACGTCAAAAAAAAGTACTTATTAGTCACCATAAGCGTAGTTACCTAGATAATTTAGTTAATGGTGCTAATCATCAAGGAGTAATTGCTATTGCTCGTTCTGCTGCTAGTTTCACAGATTTAGAAGATGTTTTAGCTAATGCAGGAAAAAATCCTTTATTTGTACTTTTAGATAATGTAGAAGATCCGCATAACCTAGGCGCAATTATCCGCACTTCAGAATGTGCTGGGGCCAATGCTGTTATTATTCCTACACATCATTCAGTTGGCTTAACTGAAACAGTTGTAAAATCTTCGGCAGGAGCTACAGAATATTTACCAGTAGTACAAGTAACTAATCTAGTTCATACGATTGACGAATTAAAATCAAAAAATATTTGGGTAGTTGGTTTAGAAGCAAATACTTCGACAAACTATACTGGTTGGGACTTCCAAACACCTACGGCAATAGTCCTGGGTAGTGAAGGGAAAGGCATCAGACGATTAGTTAAAGAACATTGTGATAGTTTAGTTTCTATTCCGCTATTAGGTAAAGTTACATCACTAAATGTTTCTGTTGCTGCGGCTGTTATACTTTATGAAGCTGTTAGGCAACGTCAATCATTAAGATCTTAA